A genomic region of Aspergillus oryzae RIB40 DNA, chromosome 1 contains the following coding sequences:
- a CDS encoding thermonuclease family protein (predicted protein): MRWPPWASESQARDKQDEQNQKNWDKSLNAIDWAAFTEPRTLIPTLILTTGIIGALQIHRRYLRRFPDAVSISPSYFRKRTILGQVTSVGDGDGFRLYHTPGGRLAGWGWLPWKRVPTAKKDLRDKTISVRLAGVDAPELAHFGRPEQPYAREAHEWLTSYVLNRRVRVLVHRQDQYQRVVASAYVRRAIDFPIPFRRRDVSYEMLTRGLATVYEAKAGSEFGGPELERKYREAESIAKRKGTGLWKGYRRNRKGWESPREYKTRMGLEEQSQGKGN; encoded by the exons ATGCGATGGCCGCCATGGGCTTCCGAATCACAAGCCCGAGACAAACAAGATGaacaaaaccaaaagaaCTGGGACAAATCACTCAATGCGATCGACTGGGCCGCGTTCACCGAACCTAGGACCCTAATTCCCACCCTGATCCTCACGACAGGAATTATCGGCGCACTGCAGATCCACCGCCGATACCTGCGCCGTTTCCCCGACGCTGTTAGCATCTCGCCATCGTACTTCCGGAAGAGGACCATCTTAGGCCAAGTGACGAGCGTCGGCGACGGCGACGGTTTCAGACTATACCACACACCTGGAGGAAGATTGGCAGGATGGGGCTGGTTGCCCTGGAAGAGAGTTCCCACCGCGAAGAAGGATCTGAGAGATAAAACG ATCTCCGTTCGCTTGGCTGGTGTGGATGCGCCGGAACTCGCGCATTTCGGTCGTCCGGAGCAGCCTTATGCTCGGGAAGCTCATGAATGGTTGACGTCTTACGTCCTTAATCGCCGTGTTCGGGTCCTTGTGCATCGTCAGGACCAGTATCAGCGTGTGGTGGCCTCTGCGTATGTGCGACGGGCCATCGATTTCCCGATCCCTTTTCGTCGTCGTGATGTCTCGTATGAGATGTTGACGCGGGGATTGGCTACTGTGTATGAGGCGAAGGCGGGTTCTGAATTTGGAGGCCCTGAATTGGAACGGAAGTATAGGGAGGCGGAATCTATAGCAAAGCGGAAGGGTACAGGTCTGTGGAAGGGATATCGTCGCAATCGCAAAGGATGGGAGAGTCCGCGCGAGTACAAGACTCGtatggggttggaggagCAGTCGCAGGGCAAGGGCAATTGA